A genomic stretch from Dethiosulfovibrio faecalis includes:
- a CDS encoding substrate-binding domain-containing protein — translation MRVLSKIAAVLVFCVVMAAGMSFGGQTRSGEGMKVWFDTGGPVGGPYNTIVANGAKQAATDLGCELTLVYSDWSPEKMLENFKNGLAMNPDGMVVYGVPGDDAYEPLIEEALEKGIVVTAVDTEFLRLQENFKSKGFGYIGANNRKQGETLALEALRRGNFKKGDRAFLWGRKRNENSGIRARAIIKVLEEAGLTVDYLEISPEIDKDTSLGTPIITGYLSSHPDCKLMIMDHGALTSQVGNFLRAAGVKPGEIFTAGFSLSPATATAIEDGYLTLVSEHQPYLLGYLSVVQVVQTKKYGFGGLVIDTSGSYVTAENIKDIAPLAAKGIR, via the coding sequence ATGAGGGTTTTATCTAAGATAGCTGCGGTTTTAGTGTTCTGTGTCGTCATGGCGGCTGGAATGTCCTTCGGTGGGCAGACACGAAGCGGAGAAGGAATGAAGGTCTGGTTCGATACGGGAGGTCCGGTAGGGGGACCATACAACACGATAGTGGCCAACGGTGCCAAACAGGCCGCGACCGATCTCGGTTGTGAGCTTACTCTGGTGTACTCGGACTGGAGTCCGGAGAAAATGCTGGAAAACTTTAAGAACGGCCTGGCAATGAACCCCGACGGTATGGTGGTCTATGGCGTTCCGGGAGACGATGCCTACGAGCCTCTGATTGAAGAGGCTTTGGAAAAAGGTATAGTGGTAACCGCCGTAGATACCGAATTTTTGAGGTTACAGGAAAATTTTAAGTCGAAGGGATTTGGCTACATCGGAGCGAACAATAGAAAGCAGGGTGAAACTCTGGCCTTGGAGGCTCTGAGGAGAGGAAACTTTAAGAAAGGCGATCGTGCTTTCCTCTGGGGGCGTAAGAGGAACGAAAACAGCGGAATAAGAGCCCGAGCCATCATAAAGGTACTTGAAGAAGCGGGGCTCACTGTAGACTACCTGGAGATATCTCCTGAGATAGACAAGGATACCTCTTTAGGAACTCCAATAATCACCGGCTATCTATCTAGCCATCCAGATTGCAAGCTGATGATCATGGATCATGGGGCTCTCACCTCGCAGGTAGGAAATTTTCTTAGGGCCGCTGGAGTGAAACCAGGCGAGATATTCACCGCTGGCTTCAGTCTGTCCCCTGCAACTGCGACGGCCATTGAAGATGGCTATCTTACCTTGGTATCGGAACACCAGCCTTATCTGCTGGGGTATTTGTCGGTGGTTCAGGTCGTCCAGACTAAAAAATATGGATTCGGCGGTTTGGTTATCGATACGAGCGGAAGCTATGTTACCGCCGAAAACATAAAGGATATCGCTCCTTTGGCCGCCAAGGGAATTCGTTGA
- a CDS encoding double-cubane-cluster-containing anaerobic reductase — translation MKRVSRIDELLADVEAHLKDGVLQVKEASEKGRPIVGTYCTFAPWELITAAGAIPATLCARGEDPITAAEEHLPRNLCPLIKSSYGYALTDKCPYFHFCDMVIAESTCDGKKKMYELMSRMKPLHLMMLPQTAEGDGSRSAWRAELDRLKDGLERAFDVSINDGAISERISLRNRERLALKSLWELSRLDPPAITGREQFLISEYCEFHFHKEDLVPWLENLVSQIREAYDLGERRVCKDAPRILITGCPLGGAQKVIHAIEDAGAVVVCYENCGGVKELGFLVDEDRPPMEALTDKYLNVGCSVMTPNTSRMDNLKKLIENYSVDGVVEVVLQACHTYAVETYEVRELVRSTGRPYMSVETDYSKSDIGQLSTRIGAFLEML, via the coding sequence ATGAAGCGCGTGTCGAGGATAGACGAACTGCTGGCCGATGTGGAGGCCCATTTAAAAGACGGGGTCCTTCAGGTAAAGGAGGCGTCCGAGAAGGGGCGTCCCATCGTCGGAACCTATTGTACCTTCGCTCCATGGGAGCTTATCACCGCGGCCGGAGCCATCCCGGCCACATTGTGCGCCAGAGGAGAGGACCCCATAACCGCGGCGGAGGAGCATCTGCCCAGGAACCTCTGCCCTCTGATAAAATCGAGCTACGGCTACGCCTTGACCGATAAATGTCCCTACTTTCACTTCTGCGACATGGTCATAGCGGAAAGCACCTGTGACGGCAAGAAGAAGATGTACGAGCTTATGTCGAGGATGAAGCCCCTACACTTGATGATGCTGCCTCAGACCGCCGAGGGAGACGGATCCCGGTCGGCGTGGCGTGCCGAGCTGGACAGGCTAAAAGACGGACTGGAAAGGGCTTTCGACGTTTCCATAAACGACGGGGCTATCTCCGAGAGGATCTCCCTTAGAAACAGGGAGCGTCTGGCCCTGAAATCCCTCTGGGAACTGTCCAGGTTGGATCCTCCCGCCATAACCGGCAGGGAGCAGTTCCTCATATCCGAGTATTGCGAGTTCCACTTCCACAAGGAAGATCTGGTCCCCTGGCTGGAGAACCTGGTCTCTCAGATCCGAGAGGCCTACGACCTAGGGGAGAGGCGGGTTTGCAAGGACGCCCCGAGGATATTGATAACGGGCTGTCCTCTGGGAGGAGCTCAGAAGGTCATCCACGCCATAGAGGACGCCGGAGCCGTGGTCGTCTGTTACGAGAACTGCGGAGGCGTCAAGGAGCTGGGCTTCCTGGTGGACGAGGACAGACCTCCGATGGAGGCCCTGACGGATAAATATCTCAACGTGGGCTGCTCCGTCATGACCCCCAATACCTCCCGGATGGATAACCTGAAAAAACTTATCGAAAACTACAGTGTAGACGGAGTGGTGGAGGTGGTCCTTCAGGCCTGCCATACCTACGCAGTGGAGACCTACGAGGTCAGAGAGCTGGTTCGTTCCACCGGACGGCCTTATATGTCCGTCGAGACCGATTATTCCAAGAGCGACATAGGCCAGCTCTCCACCAGAATAGGCGCCTTTTTGGAGATGCTGTAA
- a CDS encoding acyl-CoA dehydratase activase, which produces MLTIGVDIGSVGTKAVLFDGDIVDRHLESTGWNPSEAGHRAMESLLKRNSLSPGRIDRVVSTGYGRKSFAEVDKAVTEITCHARGAHFMDPEIRTVLDIGGQDSKVILLDDQGRVLDFMMNDKCAAGTGRFLQVMATLLEYSIEEFGAVDPDGEMQKISSMCTVFAESEVVSHLAKGVSKDAVALGLLESVAVRASSMLGRLGIKPVVGFTGGVSRCPSLVSLLEGQLSCDVRTYGDSHYAGALGSALIASEL; this is translated from the coding sequence TTGCTGACCATAGGTGTCGATATAGGGTCGGTGGGAACCAAGGCAGTTCTGTTCGACGGAGACATAGTGGACCGGCATCTTGAGTCCACCGGTTGGAATCCCTCGGAGGCGGGGCATAGGGCCATGGAGTCCCTGTTGAAAAGGAACTCGTTGTCGCCAGGCAGGATCGACCGCGTGGTCTCCACCGGATACGGCAGAAAGTCCTTCGCGGAGGTGGATAAGGCGGTCACGGAGATAACCTGCCACGCCAGAGGAGCCCACTTCATGGACCCGGAGATCCGTACCGTTCTGGATATAGGAGGGCAGGACAGCAAGGTGATTCTCCTGGACGATCAAGGCAGGGTCTTGGATTTCATGATGAACGATAAATGCGCCGCCGGTACCGGCCGTTTTCTTCAGGTAATGGCGACCTTGCTGGAGTATTCCATAGAGGAGTTCGGGGCGGTAGACCCGGATGGAGAGATGCAGAAGATCTCCAGTATGTGCACCGTCTTCGCCGAGTCGGAGGTCGTCAGCCATCTGGCCAAAGGAGTCAGTAAGGATGCGGTGGCCTTGGGGTTGCTCGAGTCGGTGGCGGTCAGGGCTTCCTCCATGTTGGGCCGTCTGGGGATAAAGCCCGTAGTGGGCTTTACCGGCGGGGTTTCCCGCTGTCCTTCCCTGGTCTCTCTTCTGGAGGGGCAGCTGAGCTGCGACGTTAGAACTTACGGAGACTCTCATTACGCCGGAGCCCTTGGCTCCGCCCTGATAGCCTCCGAGCTGTGA
- a CDS encoding response regulator translates to MSRIMVVDDAAFMRMMLSNMLTKMGHEVVAEADNGKTALEMYKKHSPDVVTMDITMPHVNGIEAVKGIIGFDPKAKIVMVSAMGQKEMVIEAVKAGAKDFIVKPFKEDAVWKAIEQAMGS, encoded by the coding sequence ATGTCTAGAATTATGGTGGTGGACGACGCCGCTTTCATGCGTATGATGTTGTCCAACATGCTTACCAAGATGGGACATGAAGTGGTGGCCGAAGCGGACAACGGAAAGACGGCCCTGGAGATGTACAAGAAACACTCTCCCGACGTGGTCACGATGGACATAACCATGCCTCATGTGAACGGCATAGAGGCGGTAAAGGGCATCATAGGGTTCGATCCGAAGGCGAAGATAGTGATGGTAAGCGCCATGGGACAGAAGGAAATGGTAATAGAGGCGGTAAAGGCGGGAGCGAAGGACTTCATCGTGAAGCCCTTCAAGGAAGACGCGGTCTGGAAGGCGATAGAACAGGCCATGGGAAGCTGA
- the gyrB gene encoding DNA topoisomerase (ATP-hydrolyzing) subunit B, translating into MTATSAQSQYTAQSIQILEGLEAVRKRPGMYIGDTATRGLHHCVYEVVDNAVDEALAGYCSEIKVTIHTDGSVSVSDNGRGIPVDPHPSNGRPACEVVLTVLHAGGKFNNDTYKVSGGLHGVGVSVVNALSSWLELDICRNGKTWGQRFEKGIPVTDLEGGYDTDKSGTTVHFMPDDEIFEEVCFSAEILGNRLREMAFLNPGLKITLVDDREEKEWAFHYEGGLASFVEYLNRDKSSLFPKPIVVSGEKDSTFVEVGLQYNDGYHERLFSFANLIHTMEGGTHVIGLRSAITRAINESARRNKVLKDKDANLTGEDLKEGLTCVISVKLGDPQFEGQTKTKLGNSEVKGVVDSIVYEGLLVALDDDPSVLKPVVDKAVRARQAREAAKKARELVRKTAMTGLNLPGKLADCSGRTPENCEVYIVEGDSAGGSAKQGRDRAFQAILPLRGKILNVEKARLDRILSSKEIRTIIQALGCGIGEDFDTTKLRYHKIIIMTDADVDGAHISTLLLTFFYRYMKELVEGGYIYLAQPPLYRVQIGRHSEYIFSDKDLRTFMNSHKDTGKKIGVQRYKGLGEMNPEQLWETTMDPENRVMKRIEVDDALAADEYFSILMGDKVEPRREFIQAHSHEVQNLDV; encoded by the coding sequence ATGACGGCAACTTCGGCCCAGTCTCAATATACGGCACAGAGCATACAGATTCTCGAGGGCTTGGAGGCGGTACGCAAGCGCCCGGGAATGTACATAGGAGACACCGCGACCCGGGGACTTCATCACTGTGTCTACGAGGTCGTCGACAACGCCGTTGACGAGGCCTTGGCCGGTTACTGTTCCGAGATAAAGGTAACCATACATACCGACGGAAGCGTGTCCGTGTCGGACAACGGTAGAGGAATACCCGTCGATCCCCATCCCTCCAACGGACGTCCGGCCTGCGAGGTCGTTTTGACCGTGCTGCACGCCGGAGGCAAGTTCAACAACGATACCTACAAGGTCTCCGGTGGACTTCACGGAGTCGGTGTATCGGTGGTGAACGCCCTTTCGTCCTGGCTGGAGCTCGACATATGCAGGAACGGCAAGACATGGGGGCAGAGGTTCGAGAAGGGCATCCCTGTGACCGATCTGGAGGGCGGCTACGATACGGATAAAAGCGGTACGACCGTCCACTTTATGCCCGACGACGAGATATTCGAAGAGGTCTGCTTTTCCGCCGAGATCCTGGGCAACAGGCTCAGGGAGATGGCGTTCCTGAACCCGGGGCTGAAGATAACCCTGGTCGACGATAGAGAGGAAAAGGAATGGGCCTTTCACTACGAGGGAGGACTGGCGTCCTTCGTGGAATACCTCAACCGAGACAAGAGTTCGCTGTTTCCCAAGCCCATAGTGGTGTCGGGAGAGAAGGACTCCACCTTCGTCGAGGTGGGACTTCAGTACAACGACGGATATCACGAGAGGTTGTTTTCCTTCGCCAACCTGATCCACACCATGGAGGGCGGAACCCACGTAATAGGCCTGCGTTCTGCCATCACGAGGGCCATAAACGAAAGCGCCAGGAGGAACAAGGTCCTCAAGGACAAGGACGCCAACCTGACAGGAGAGGACCTCAAGGAAGGTCTGACCTGCGTTATATCGGTGAAGCTCGGCGATCCCCAGTTCGAGGGTCAGACGAAGACCAAGCTCGGCAACAGCGAGGTCAAGGGGGTAGTCGACTCCATAGTCTACGAAGGGCTTTTGGTGGCCCTGGACGACGACCCCTCCGTCCTTAAACCGGTGGTGGACAAGGCGGTAAGGGCCCGTCAGGCCAGAGAGGCCGCCAAGAAAGCCAGGGAGCTCGTCCGGAAGACCGCCATGACCGGCTTGAACCTGCCGGGAAAGCTGGCTGACTGCTCGGGCCGTACCCCGGAAAACTGCGAGGTCTACATAGTCGAGGGAGACAGCGCCGGAGGAAGTGCCAAACAGGGAAGGGACAGGGCCTTTCAGGCCATCCTTCCCCTGAGGGGAAAGATCCTCAACGTGGAGAAAGCCCGCCTGGATCGGATCCTCAGCAGCAAGGAGATAAGGACCATCATACAGGCCCTCGGCTGTGGAATAGGGGAGGACTTCGACACAACGAAGCTCAGGTATCACAAGATAATAATCATGACCGATGCCGACGTCGACGGAGCTCACATCAGCACCTTGCTCCTGACTTTCTTCTACCGCTACATGAAGGAACTTGTAGAGGGAGGATACATATACCTGGCCCAGCCGCCTCTCTACAGGGTTCAGATCGGCAGACATTCGGAGTACATCTTCAGCGACAAGGACCTTCGTACGTTCATGAACAGCCATAAGGACACGGGAAAGAAGATAGGGGTTCAGAGGTATAAGGGGCTGGGAGAAATGAACCCGGAGCAGCTTTGGGAGACCACCATGGATCCTGAAAACAGGGTAATGAAGAGGATAGAGGTGGACGACGCCCTGGCCGCGGACGAGTACTTCAGCATACTGATGGGCGACAAGGTCGAGCCCAGAAGGGAATTTATTCAGGCTCATTCCCATGAGGTCCAAAATCTGGACGTGTAG
- a CDS encoding ABC transporter substrate-binding protein, whose protein sequence is MKKTLALTIGFIALALSVSSATASQKTLRAYTIWSERYAKAIFDAFTSDTGIKVEWMRFSSGELQARLEAEKANPQVDVVFGNMAEAFVDGMAKGLFDPYLPEKAEKIPPEFRDEEGYWTGVALDPICFMTNQKFLQDKGMAPPKSWDDLLDDRYGKRLQMADARTSGTAMYRVLSLVQAMGEDEAYAYQMKLNDNVQVYTKSGSGGALPIARGQAAGGIFFLVDALEMKQKGYPVVVSYPEEGVVAGIEAMALVKEASRPDLAKLFLDWASGERMQRLYGENGINLVPTNPDVPPATPELDIKSIKILPLDVEWAGANRDRLVERWVEEVLR, encoded by the coding sequence ATGAAAAAGACTCTAGCTCTGACGATCGGGTTCATAGCCCTGGCTCTCTCTGTCTCCTCCGCAACCGCATCCCAGAAAACCCTGAGGGCCTATACTATATGGTCCGAACGATATGCAAAGGCGATCTTCGACGCATTCACTTCGGACACCGGGATAAAGGTCGAATGGATGAGGTTCTCCTCGGGGGAGCTTCAGGCCAGGCTGGAGGCAGAGAAAGCCAATCCCCAGGTGGACGTGGTTTTCGGCAACATGGCTGAGGCATTCGTGGACGGAATGGCTAAGGGCCTGTTCGATCCCTATCTCCCGGAAAAGGCGGAGAAGATTCCCCCGGAGTTCAGGGACGAAGAGGGTTACTGGACGGGAGTGGCGCTGGACCCCATATGTTTCATGACGAACCAAAAGTTTCTACAGGATAAGGGCATGGCCCCACCGAAATCCTGGGATGACCTCCTGGACGACCGCTACGGAAAGAGGCTGCAGATGGCCGACGCCAGGACCTCCGGAACGGCCATGTACAGGGTACTCAGCCTGGTTCAGGCCATGGGAGAGGACGAGGCCTACGCCTATCAGATGAAACTCAACGATAACGTACAAGTATACACTAAGAGCGGATCGGGAGGAGCCCTGCCGATCGCCCGAGGCCAGGCCGCCGGAGGCATATTCTTCCTGGTCGACGCTCTGGAGATGAAACAGAAGGGCTACCCCGTCGTGGTAAGCTATCCGGAAGAAGGGGTGGTGGCTGGGATAGAGGCCATGGCCCTCGTGAAGGAAGCGTCGCGCCCCGATCTGGCTAAACTCTTTCTCGACTGGGCCTCGGGAGAGAGAATGCAGCGCCTCTACGGGGAGAACGGCATCAACCTCGTTCCCACAAATCCCGACGTTCCTCCAGCGACACCGGAGCTGGATATCAAGTCGATAAAGATCCTGCCACTGGACGTCGAATGGGCGGGAGCAAACAGGGACAGACTGGTCGAGAGATGGGTAGAAGAGGTGCTTCGCTAG
- a CDS encoding ABC transporter permease — translation MGRRGASLALWAALGIFVLYPLGRLFVVATTNGGGFSPTHLLNVMTDGYSLAAMRNTAVLATAVATAGTAIGFAFALCSSGMPIPRWLGRTVDSVVVLPLVSPPFMTGISLSILLGPGGTIPNLIGMPDLNLYGFWGTWLAEIMTYFPLAYLALSAVLKGIGGELEESAMTLGATRLQAFRKVTIPMAIPGLANSFLLLFGASLADFASPMVMGGHGFPVLTTQAYLRITGMYDLQGGAALSLFLIIPAIGVYLIQRRWTENREFTTMSGKGGRDRPRRPVETWEKWILAVVASISSFLLVVYGTILTASLVRAWGLDNSFTLEHYGYALSSGLSSIKDTVLLAATATVIGTVVSVTAGYLVTKRETPLRRTMEATSLLNSILPGTAVGIAYVIAFNSGPIVLTGTMTILVALCVFRYGAAAMRLTIASLSQMDRSLEEAAMNLGASGFTVFRKITVPLIAPAISGGMKSLFVISMTAISAMIFLVSVRWNLLTVRILECITELMFGQAAALSVVLVTIVFSVSKLIDRLFRVRWRN, via the coding sequence ATGGGTAGAAGAGGTGCTTCGCTAGCTTTATGGGCGGCCTTGGGGATATTCGTGCTTTATCCCCTGGGCCGTCTCTTCGTCGTAGCGACCACCAATGGCGGAGGATTCTCGCCGACCCACCTGCTGAACGTGATGACCGACGGCTACAGCCTCGCCGCCATGAGGAACACAGCGGTACTGGCGACGGCTGTGGCCACGGCGGGAACGGCGATAGGCTTCGCCTTCGCGCTCTGCTCCTCGGGGATGCCGATTCCCCGTTGGCTCGGCAGGACCGTCGACAGCGTAGTCGTGCTGCCGCTGGTCTCCCCGCCCTTCATGACCGGGATATCCCTGTCGATACTGCTGGGACCGGGGGGAACCATACCGAATCTGATCGGCATGCCCGATCTGAACCTCTACGGGTTCTGGGGAACCTGGCTCGCAGAGATCATGACCTATTTTCCTCTCGCCTATCTGGCACTGTCGGCGGTCCTCAAGGGGATAGGCGGAGAACTGGAGGAATCGGCCATGACCCTGGGGGCCACCAGGCTTCAGGCTTTCCGAAAGGTGACCATTCCTATGGCGATCCCTGGCCTGGCCAACTCGTTCCTGCTGCTCTTCGGAGCCTCTTTGGCCGATTTCGCGTCGCCTATGGTGATGGGGGGACACGGTTTTCCCGTCCTGACCACCCAGGCCTATCTCAGGATAACGGGCATGTACGACCTCCAGGGAGGAGCGGCCCTCTCTCTTTTTCTGATAATACCCGCCATAGGGGTTTACCTGATCCAGAGAAGGTGGACCGAGAACCGGGAGTTCACCACCATGTCGGGGAAAGGCGGCAGGGACCGCCCTCGAAGACCGGTCGAGACGTGGGAAAAGTGGATCCTGGCCGTCGTGGCGTCCATATCGTCGTTCCTGCTGGTCGTATACGGCACCATACTGACGGCGTCTTTGGTCCGGGCGTGGGGACTGGACAACAGCTTTACGCTGGAACATTACGGCTACGCCCTGTCGTCGGGGCTGAGCTCCATAAAGGACACCGTCCTGCTGGCTGCCACCGCTACCGTGATCGGCACGGTCGTATCGGTGACGGCGGGCTATCTGGTAACTAAAAGGGAGACTCCCCTCAGACGGACCATGGAGGCTACCTCCCTTCTGAACTCCATATTGCCCGGCACAGCCGTCGGGATAGCCTACGTGATAGCCTTCAACTCCGGCCCGATCGTCTTGACCGGAACCATGACCATACTGGTGGCCCTGTGCGTTTTCCGCTACGGTGCCGCAGCGATGAGGCTCACGATAGCGTCGCTGAGCCAGATGGACCGTTCCCTGGAGGAGGCCGCCATGAACCTAGGAGCCTCGGGATTCACAGTGTTCAGGAAGATAACCGTCCCTCTTATAGCCCCGGCCATATCGGGAGGGATGAAATCACTGTTCGTGATATCGATGACGGCGATAAGCGCCATGATATTTCTGGTCTCGGTCAGATGGAACCTCCTCACGGTTAGGATACTGGAGTGCATCACCGAGCTTATGTTCGGCCAGGCGGCGGCCCTGTCGGTGGTGCTGGTCACCATCGTCTTCTCCGTTTCGAAGCTGATAGACCGGCTCTTTCGAGTCAGATGGAGAAATTGA
- a CDS encoding aspartate aminotransferase family protein — protein sequence MLAPLYSPLPITVERAEGVRIFTDRGEFLDCYSGIGVMAMGHSYGPTLKAIEAKAGRHLHLGNYFLDPDALSMAEAVLALDGREGQVAFSNSGAEATEAAIKAVKALRPGKIISFKGNFHGRTCGSLSITWGPGIRKPFEPLLSDGIFLPRSGECLRLFCEANEVAAVFLETVQGNSGILPCSEDLAETIRSLHEEGRFLLVADEIQSGLGRTGKGYGYRHYGLKPDLVTLGKGLGGGLPLGALMAFGCSPFAQGEHGSTFAPNPLSLAAGLPVLRAMTDEFLSEVTRKGRLLSEGLRGLPWVDSVRGLGLMIGAVTEDAGAVRQVAFDRGVLLNVAGGAIRFLPALNVTDDEIEEMLDKLNFSI from the coding sequence ATGCTGGCACCTCTCTACAGTCCCCTCCCGATCACGGTGGAACGTGCCGAGGGGGTCAGGATCTTCACCGACAGGGGAGAGTTTCTGGACTGTTACTCCGGCATAGGAGTCATGGCCATGGGCCATTCCTACGGACCGACCTTGAAGGCCATCGAGGCCAAGGCAGGCCGACATCTTCACCTGGGAAACTACTTTCTCGACCCCGACGCCCTTTCCATGGCCGAGGCCGTTCTGGCTCTGGACGGAAGAGAAGGACAGGTCGCATTTTCCAACTCGGGGGCGGAGGCCACCGAGGCGGCTATCAAGGCTGTTAAGGCCCTCAGACCGGGCAAGATAATCTCCTTTAAGGGGAACTTCCATGGCAGGACCTGCGGCTCCCTGTCCATCACCTGGGGCCCGGGCATAAGGAAGCCTTTCGAACCGCTGCTTTCCGACGGCATATTTTTACCTCGAAGCGGCGAATGCCTGAGGCTCTTCTGCGAGGCCAACGAGGTGGCGGCGGTCTTTCTGGAGACGGTGCAGGGCAACAGCGGAATTCTTCCCTGCTCGGAGGATCTGGCCGAGACCATACGCTCCCTTCACGAGGAAGGTCGGTTCCTCTTGGTGGCCGACGAGATCCAGTCCGGACTGGGACGAACCGGAAAGGGCTACGGCTATCGGCACTACGGCCTTAAGCCCGATCTGGTCACCTTGGGGAAGGGGCTGGGAGGTGGGCTGCCTCTGGGAGCCCTCATGGCCTTCGGATGTTCTCCCTTCGCCCAGGGGGAACACGGCTCCACCTTTGCGCCAAACCCCTTATCCCTTGCGGCGGGGCTTCCCGTCCTGCGGGCCATGACCGACGAATTTCTGTCGGAGGTGACCCGTAAGGGGCGGCTTCTGTCCGAGGGGCTGAGAGGGCTTCCCTGGGTCGATTCGGTCAGAGGTTTGGGGCTCATGATAGGTGCCGTCACGGAAGACGCCGGTGCGGTTCGCCAGGTGGCCTTCGATCGAGGAGTTCTGCTCAACGTAGCCGGAGGGGCTATACGTTTCCTGCCGGCCCTGAACGTGACGGACGACGAGATAGAGGAGATGTTGGATAAGCTCAATTTCTCCATCTGA
- a CDS encoding aspartate kinase, whose protein sequence is MALVVQKYGGSSVATAGHIKAVARKIVDRVARGDRLAVVVSAMGDTTDDLISLAEQVSSSPSPREMDMLLSTGEQTSAALLAMALHDMEVSALSLNAFQLGIETTGRFRDARIVDLDLSKLRHRLEDVQVVVITGFQGISPDGDVTTLGRGGSDTSAIAVAAKLGVPCEIYSDVAGIYACDPRVVPEAKKLDYVVYDEMLEMAALGARVLHSRGVEIAKKYEVDLYCGSTFSDEEGTRIVNTLPEWLEQPVVTGIAVDMDQMKVTLEGLPDGVDLLTRLFGCLAADGVNVDMISTVSAGGRTSITFSVVSGHICQVRDSVRESLEGIDGWSLSDDSTVAKVSAVGVGMKTSSGVAARFFSALDGAEVSVLGTTTSEIKISVLVPRDQAGDAAKALVAEFDRREEQF, encoded by the coding sequence ATGGCCTTGGTGGTCCAGAAATACGGAGGTTCGTCGGTCGCCACTGCTGGGCACATAAAGGCGGTCGCCCGAAAGATAGTAGACAGGGTAGCCCGAGGGGATAGGCTGGCCGTGGTGGTCTCCGCCATGGGAGATACCACCGATGACCTGATCTCCCTGGCGGAGCAGGTTAGTTCGTCGCCGAGCCCCAGGGAGATGGACATGCTTCTCTCGACGGGGGAACAGACCTCCGCCGCCCTGCTGGCGATGGCCCTGCACGACATGGAGGTCTCCGCCCTGTCTCTCAACGCCTTTCAGCTCGGCATAGAGACTACCGGACGGTTTCGCGACGCCCGCATAGTTGATCTGGACCTATCAAAGCTCAGGCATCGCCTCGAGGACGTTCAGGTGGTGGTCATCACCGGATTTCAGGGCATATCGCCCGACGGCGACGTGACCACGTTGGGCAGGGGTGGCTCGGACACCTCGGCTATAGCCGTGGCGGCCAAGCTGGGGGTCCCCTGCGAGATATACAGCGACGTGGCCGGTATATACGCCTGCGACCCCAGAGTCGTGCCGGAGGCCAAGAAGTTGGACTACGTGGTCTACGACGAGATGCTAGAGATGGCCGCGTTGGGAGCCAGGGTCCTTCATTCCAGAGGGGTGGAGATAGCTAAGAAATACGAGGTGGACCTTTACTGCGGCTCCACATTTTCCGACGAGGAGGGGACGAGAATAGTGAATACGCTTCCGGAGTGGCTGGAACAACCTGTGGTAACCGGTATCGCCGTCGACATGGATCAGATGAAGGTCACTCTGGAGGGTCTGCCCGACGGGGTCGACCTTCTCACGAGGTTATTCGGATGTCTCGCCGCCGACGGGGTCAACGTGGACATGATATCCACCGTCTCCGCCGGAGGGAGGACATCCATAACCTTCTCCGTGGTGTCGGGGCATATATGTCAGGTCCGTGATTCCGTGAGGGAGAGTCTGGAGGGTATCGACGGTTGGTCCCTGTCGGACGACTCCACCGTTGCCAAGGTGTCGGCCGTGGGAGTCGGAATGAAGACCAGCTCCGGCGTGGCGGCCCGTTTCTTCTCCGCTCTGGACGGAGCGGAGGTCTCGGTTCTGGGGACCACCACGTCGGAGATAAAGATATCGGTGCTAGTTCCGAGGGATCAGGCCGGCGACGCCGCCAAAGCTCTGGTGGCGGAGTTCGACCGTAGGGAGGAACAATTCTGA